Proteins encoded in a region of the Flavobacterium sp. PMTSA4 genome:
- a CDS encoding flavin reductase family protein encodes MTFNPEVVDNSTLYKLLTGTVIPRPIGWISTVDENGINNLAPFSYFNMVSSEPPCVMFSTRRDNNQNKDTLNNVLKTGQFVANLVSVDIAEQMNTTSAPVAPNVDEFQLAGVTPVDSLLIAPKRVKESKVNFECEMVHHHFIKDKNGNETACVVIGEIKMIHIDDAILTENNHINMEVYQPVARLAGSFYGTLGELFSIKRAT; translated from the coding sequence ATGACCTTTAACCCCGAAGTGGTTGATAATTCAACACTTTACAAACTATTAACAGGAACTGTAATTCCAAGACCAATCGGCTGGATTTCAACTGTTGACGAAAATGGCATTAACAACCTTGCTCCTTTCTCCTACTTCAACATGGTATCTAGTGAACCGCCGTGTGTCATGTTTTCAACTCGAAGAGACAACAACCAAAATAAAGATACGCTCAACAATGTTTTAAAAACGGGGCAGTTTGTGGCCAATTTGGTAAGCGTAGACATTGCAGAACAAATGAACACTACTTCGGCGCCTGTAGCACCAAATGTTGATGAATTTCAATTGGCAGGTGTTACGCCTGTTGATTCTCTTTTAATTGCGCCTAAACGTGTAAAAGAAAGCAAAGTAAACTTTGAATGCGAAATGGTGCACCATCATTTCATCAAAGACAAAAACGGAAATGAAACAGCATGTGTAGTAATTGGTGAAATAAAAATGATTCACATTGATGATGCCATACTCACAGAAAACAATCATATAAACATGGAAGTTTATCAACCCGTAGCGCGCTTGGCAGGTTCTTTTTATGGAACTTTGGGTGAACTTTTTTCAATTAAACGAGCAACATGA
- the clpB gene encoding ATP-dependent chaperone ClpB — protein sequence MNLKNLTIKSQEALQLAQQIAQENSNPQLENEHIMKAILEVDENVTPFILKKLNVNVELFKKVLDSTIQSFAKSQGSEIMMSREAANTINEANIIAKKMNDEYTSIEHLLLAIFKSKSKVAQILKDQGVTEKGLESAITELRKGERVTSASAEDNYNSLNKYAKNLNELARTGKLDPVIGRDEEIRRVLQILTRRTKNNPMLVGEPGVGKTAIAEGLAHRIVDGDVPENLKDKIVYSLDMGALIAGAKYKGEFEERLKSVVKEVTSAEGDIVLFIDEIHTLVGAGGGEGAMDAANILKPALARGELRAIGATTLDEYQKYFEKDKALERRFQKVMIDEPDTESAISILRGIKEKYETHHKVRIKDDAIIAAVELSQRYITNRFLPDKAIDLMDEAASKLRMEINSKPEELDVLDRKIMQLEIEIEAIKRENDETKLKGLGLDLANLKEERNEIFAKWKSEKDVVDNIQNVKQQIEDFKLEAEQAERNGDYGKVAELRYGKIKEAQEQLDVYQKQLAENQAGTSLIKEEVTREDIAEVVAKWTGVPVMKMLQGEREKLLRLEDELHKRVIGQEEAIEAISDAVRRSRAGLQDVKKPIGSFLFLGTTGVGKTELAKALAEYLFDDENAMTRIDMSEYQERHSVSRLVGAPPGYVGYDEGGQLTEAVRRKPYSVVLLDEIEKAHPDTFNILLQVLDEGRLTDNKGRVADFKNTIIIMTSNMGSHIIQEKFENLKGSVEAATEAAKVEVLGLLKQTVRPEFINRIDEIVMFTPLSNENILEIVGLQLHSVTKMLAQQNITMDATPEAIDYLAMKGYDPHFGARPVKRVIQREVLNQLSKEILAGNITTDSIILLDSFDGKLVFRNQTEMVE from the coding sequence ATGAACTTAAAAAATTTAACCATTAAATCGCAGGAAGCTTTGCAACTCGCACAGCAGATTGCACAAGAAAATAGTAATCCACAATTGGAGAATGAGCACATCATGAAAGCCATTCTTGAAGTGGATGAAAACGTGACACCATTTATATTGAAAAAATTAAATGTAAATGTTGAACTATTCAAAAAAGTATTGGACAGCACTATTCAAAGCTTTGCAAAATCACAAGGCAGCGAAATCATGATGTCGCGTGAAGCAGCCAACACAATTAATGAAGCAAACATCATTGCTAAAAAAATGAACGACGAATATACTTCGATTGAACATTTACTACTAGCCATATTTAAATCAAAAAGTAAAGTGGCTCAAATTCTAAAAGACCAAGGTGTAACCGAAAAAGGATTAGAAAGTGCCATTACTGAATTGCGTAAAGGCGAACGAGTTACTTCTGCATCTGCGGAAGACAATTACAATTCTTTAAACAAATATGCTAAAAACCTCAATGAATTAGCCCGAACAGGAAAATTAGACCCAGTTATTGGTCGTGATGAAGAAATTCGCAGAGTGTTGCAAATATTAACTCGAAGAACTAAAAACAACCCGATGCTGGTAGGTGAACCTGGAGTTGGTAAAACGGCCATTGCCGAAGGTTTGGCACATAGAATTGTAGATGGTGACGTTCCAGAAAATCTGAAAGACAAAATTGTTTATTCCTTAGATATGGGTGCATTGATTGCTGGTGCAAAGTATAAAGGAGAATTTGAAGAACGATTAAAATCAGTGGTGAAAGAAGTTACTTCTGCTGAAGGTGATATTGTCTTATTTATTGATGAAATTCACACGCTTGTTGGTGCTGGCGGTGGCGAAGGTGCCATGGATGCTGCTAACATTTTAAAGCCTGCTTTGGCTCGTGGCGAACTACGTGCCATAGGTGCAACCACTTTAGACGAATATCAAAAGTATTTTGAAAAAGACAAAGCACTTGAAAGACGTTTTCAAAAAGTAATGATTGATGAACCCGATACCGAAAGTGCTATTTCAATACTTCGTGGTATCAAAGAAAAATATGAAACGCATCATAAAGTGCGTATTAAAGACGATGCTATTATTGCCGCAGTTGAATTATCACAACGCTATATTACAAATCGTTTTCTTCCGGATAAAGCTATTGACTTGATGGACGAAGCGGCTTCAAAACTTAGAATGGAAATCAATTCAAAACCCGAAGAATTGGATGTTTTGGATAGAAAGATAATGCAGTTGGAAATTGAGATTGAAGCTATTAAACGTGAAAATGATGAAACGAAACTAAAAGGATTAGGATTAGATTTGGCTAATCTGAAAGAAGAACGCAACGAGATTTTTGCCAAATGGAAATCAGAGAAAGATGTTGTTGACAATATTCAAAATGTAAAACAACAAATTGAAGATTTTAAACTAGAAGCCGAACAAGCCGAACGTAATGGTGACTATGGTAAGGTAGCCGAATTGCGTTACGGAAAAATAAAAGAAGCGCAAGAACAACTGGATGTTTATCAAAAACAATTGGCAGAAAATCAAGCGGGAACTTCTTTAATAAAAGAAGAAGTAACACGAGAAGACATTGCCGAAGTTGTTGCTAAATGGACAGGTGTTCCGGTGATGAAAATGCTTCAAGGCGAACGTGAAAAGTTATTACGCCTGGAAGATGAATTGCACAAAAGAGTAATTGGTCAGGAAGAAGCCATAGAAGCAATTAGTGATGCGGTTCGCAGAAGCCGTGCAGGATTACAGGATGTCAAGAAGCCAATTGGTTCGTTCTTATTCTTAGGAACAACAGGTGTCGGTAAAACGGAGCTTGCAAAAGCATTGGCCGAATACTTATTTGATGATGAAAACGCCATGACGCGTATTGATATGAGTGAATATCAGGAACGCCACAGTGTGAGCAGATTGGTTGGTGCTCCTCCAGGCTATGTTGGCTATGATGAAGGCGGACAATTGACCGAAGCTGTCAGAAGAAAACCATATAGCGTAGTGCTTTTGGATGAAATTGAAAAAGCACATCCTGATACATTTAATATCTTACTGCAAGTTTTAGACGAAGGAAGATTAACGGATAATAAAGGTAGAGTTGCCGACTTTAAAAACACTATCATCATCATGACGTCTAATATGGGAAGTCATATTATACAAGAAAAGTTTGAAAACCTCAAAGGTTCTGTTGAAGCTGCCACTGAAGCTGCTAAAGTAGAAGTGTTGGGCTTATTAAAACAAACGGTTAGACCTGAGTTTATCAATCGTATTGATGAAATTGTAATGTTTACTCCGTTAAGCAATGAAAACATACTCGAAATTGTTGGGTTACAATTGCATAGTGTGACAAAAATGTTGGCACAACAAAACATCACTATGGATGCTACTCCAGAAGCTATAGATTATTTGGCGATGAAAGGATATGACCCACACTTTGGAGCAAGACCTGTAAAACGCGTGATTCAACGTGAGGTTTTAAACCAATTGAGTAAAGAAATATTGGCAGGAAACATTACTACTGATAGCATTATCCTTTTGGATAGTTTTGATGGTAAACTGGTTTTTAGAAATCAAACGGAAATGGTTGAATAA
- a CDS encoding GNAT family N-acetyltransferase — MSNIKIHKISISDLEQLQKIGRQTFKETFSESNSEENMKTYLEEGFSKEKLTAELNNKDSEFYFATLEKEVIGYLKINFGESQTELKDNKALEIERIYVSKEFHGKSVGQLLYDKAIEVAKQKGSEYVWLGVWEENPRAINFYKKNGFVEFDKHIFKLGNDEQTDIMMKMKL; from the coding sequence ATGTCAAACATCAAAATCCATAAAATAAGCATTTCAGATTTAGAACAATTACAAAAAATTGGCAGACAAACTTTTAAAGAAACGTTTTCAGAATCTAATTCAGAAGAAAATATGAAAACCTATTTGGAAGAAGGTTTTTCAAAAGAAAAACTAACAGCAGAGTTAAACAATAAAGATTCTGAATTCTATTTTGCAACACTGGAAAAAGAAGTAATTGGATATTTAAAAATAAATTTTGGAGAATCACAAACCGAATTGAAAGACAACAAAGCACTAGAGATTGAAAGAATTTATGTTTCCAAAGAGTTTCACGGAAAAAGCGTCGGGCAACTACTCTATGACAAAGCAATTGAAGTTGCAAAACAAAAAGGTTCAGAATATGTTTGGCTAGGCGTTTGGGAAGAAAACCCAAGAGCTATAAACTTTTACAAGAAAAACGGTTTTGTCGAATTCGACAAACATATTTTCAAATTAGGTAACGACGAACAAACAGATATAATGATGAAAATGAAACTATAA
- a CDS encoding winged helix-turn-helix transcriptional regulator yields MTTKKDTVDSQTCPAQGLLKLLSGKWKPEIFRLAVEGPLRFSSLLRQIEGSNKQTLSVALKELEEVGMLEKVVIRQKPLHIEYNLTEKGMSLVPVFKQLESF; encoded by the coding sequence ATGACTACTAAAAAAGACACTGTTGATAGCCAAACTTGTCCTGCACAAGGACTTTTAAAATTACTGTCAGGGAAATGGAAACCCGAAATTTTTCGTTTGGCAGTAGAAGGACCTTTGCGGTTCAGTAGTTTGTTGCGTCAAATAGAAGGTTCCAACAAGCAGACGTTGTCTGTTGCTTTAAAAGAGCTGGAAGAAGTTGGCATGTTAGAAAAAGTGGTTATCCGACAAAAGCCTTTGCATATTGAATACAATCTTACCGAAAAAGGAATGTCGTTAGTGCCTGTTTTTAAACAATTGGAGAGTTTTTGA
- a CDS encoding VOC family protein, whose translation MKTSKFIFAVVLVLGLTISCTNSNQKDKTENTINQTNVMNDTEKNNIPQKITPCLWVEKDAKAVAEYYLSIFKDGKLKEYHQYQNPPESGVDSSFDTAVIEIAGVEFSILAAGPMFKFNEAISIVINCKDQAEVDYYWDALTKNGGQESSCGWCKDKYGLSWQVVPVEYFDLINSKDAAVREKAMKNTFKQKKLILSELK comes from the coding sequence ATGAAAACAAGTAAATTTATCTTTGCAGTAGTGCTTGTTCTTGGTTTAACCATTTCCTGCACCAATTCCAATCAGAAAGACAAAACCGAAAACACCATTAATCAAACCAACGTTATGAATGATACTGAAAAAAACAATATTCCACAGAAAATAACACCTTGTCTGTGGGTTGAAAAAGATGCAAAAGCAGTAGCCGAATACTACCTTTCTATCTTTAAGGATGGCAAACTAAAAGAATACCACCAATACCAAAACCCACCAGAAAGCGGAGTTGACAGTAGCTTTGATACGGCAGTAATTGAAATTGCAGGTGTAGAATTTTCTATTCTTGCTGCAGGACCGATGTTTAAATTCAACGAAGCCATTTCAATAGTCATCAATTGTAAAGACCAAGCAGAAGTAGACTACTACTGGGATGCACTGACCAAAAATGGCGGACAGGAAAGTTCTTGTGGTTGGTGTAAAGACAAATACGGTTTGTCATGGCAAGTAGTTCCTGTCGAATATTTCGACCTCATCAACAGCAAAGATGCAGCAGTAAGAGAAAAAGCCATGAAAAACACTTTCAAACAGAAAAAGTTAATCCTTTCAGAGTTGAAGTAA
- a CDS encoding ClpXP adapter SpxH family protein, producing the protein MQEQNNPLLCNPESGICEIPSDKSTATESNIEKSEKKPVKIIYYTDPICSSCWGIEPQLRKLKSEYGNNIEIEYRMGGLLPDWSYNSGGISKPSDVAHHWDKVSIYYDMPIDGNVWLEDPLPSSYPPSIAFKAAQMQNQEKAILFLREIREMVFLQKKNITKWEYLELAAKNVGLNTEKFKTDYEGKAKELFNEDLNLGRQLGVRGFPTMFFTNASGNTEMVYGSKPYTAFENALIKLYPEASKTNYNKTWASLFAKHHSLTAKEFSELSETPRNESEKILNDLTIKGNLEKLTTKNGSIWMLKNSTR; encoded by the coding sequence ATGCAGGAACAAAATAATCCTTTACTATGCAATCCAGAAAGCGGCATTTGCGAAATCCCTTCAGACAAATCCACAGCAACAGAAAGCAACATTGAAAAATCAGAAAAAAAACCAGTAAAAATAATTTACTATACCGACCCAATTTGTTCTTCATGTTGGGGTATCGAACCACAACTGCGAAAGCTGAAATCAGAATATGGAAACAACATAGAAATCGAATACAGAATGGGCGGTTTGCTTCCCGATTGGAGTTATAACAGTGGTGGCATCAGCAAACCTTCAGATGTTGCTCATCATTGGGATAAAGTAAGCATTTACTACGATATGCCTATAGATGGCAACGTTTGGCTCGAAGATCCTTTGCCTTCGTCCTATCCGCCTTCAATTGCTTTTAAAGCAGCTCAAATGCAAAACCAGGAAAAAGCTATTTTGTTTCTTCGTGAAATAAGAGAAATGGTTTTTCTTCAAAAAAAGAATATAACCAAATGGGAGTATTTAGAACTGGCTGCAAAGAATGTTGGACTTAACACAGAAAAATTCAAAACCGATTATGAAGGAAAAGCCAAAGAACTTTTTAATGAAGATTTAAACCTCGGAAGACAACTAGGTGTAAGAGGTTTTCCAACGATGTTCTTTACAAACGCATCGGGCAATACCGAAATGGTATATGGTTCAAAACCCTACACAGCATTCGAAAATGCACTAATCAAACTTTATCCTGAAGCGTCTAAAACCAACTACAATAAAACCTGGGCATCATTGTTTGCTAAACACCATTCGCTAACCGCAAAAGAGTTCTCCGAATTATCAGAAACTCCAAGAAACGAAAGCGAAAAAATATTAAACGACTTAACTATAAAAGGAAATCTAGAAAAATTAACCACAAAAAACGGTTCCATTTGGATGTTAAAAAACAGTACCCGATAA
- a CDS encoding L,D-transpeptidase — protein MKNSIKIFVFLFVLLTFSCNKNEETKNENKPIVERVKPSEIIYTFKKTLNWFKENNKNQKSLNIVLAVNRLDEANLKKSDSILVPTDSSGDIAYYMPFPFDVSALDNVKKIILFSYATQSFATYEYGVLTHVGPTSMGKEKDKTPTGLFFTNWKAEETTSTFNDEWELKWNFNIENKLGVGFHEYELPGYPASHSCLRLLEKDAKMLYKFADEWVLENDQQVKLKGTPVFVFGSYDFDAPKPWLALSDNPKVLNISEEQLQKAISPYLNTIIKEQEKRINYYSKK, from the coding sequence ATAAACCAATTGTAGAAAGAGTAAAACCGAGCGAAATAATATATACTTTCAAAAAAACTCTTAATTGGTTTAAAGAAAACAATAAAAATCAAAAATCCTTAAATATTGTATTAGCTGTTAATCGATTGGACGAAGCGAATCTTAAAAAGTCAGATTCAATTTTAGTTCCAACCGATTCATCGGGTGACATTGCTTATTATATGCCATTTCCCTTTGACGTTTCTGCACTGGACAATGTAAAAAAGATAATTTTATTCTCCTATGCAACTCAATCTTTTGCAACTTATGAATATGGAGTTTTAACTCACGTTGGTCCGACAAGTATGGGAAAAGAAAAAGATAAAACACCAACAGGATTGTTTTTTACCAACTGGAAAGCTGAAGAAACCACAAGTACTTTTAATGATGAATGGGAATTGAAGTGGAATTTTAATATCGAAAATAAACTAGGAGTTGGTTTCCATGAATATGAATTACCAGGTTATCCTGCTTCTCATTCGTGTTTGCGTTTGTTGGAAAAAGATGCTAAAATGCTTTATAAATTTGCCGATGAATGGGTTTTAGAAAACGATCAACAAGTAAAATTAAAAGGAACACCCGTTTTTGTATTTGGTAGTTATGATTTTGATGCTCCAAAACCTTGGTTGGCTCTGAGTGATAATCCAAAAGTGTTAAATATCTCAGAGGAACAATTACAAAAAGCAATTTCTCCTTATTTGAATACTATTATAAAAGAACAAGAAAAGAGAATAAATTATTATTCTAAAAAGTAA
- the ytxJ gene encoding bacillithiol system redox-active protein YtxJ, translating to MSFLNNLFGKNKAEELPDVYWSYLEHEQQLEEINQTSFQKPVVIFKHSTGCGISRMSWNQFQKDYNIPNDKMELYYLDLLAYRSISNAIAEKYGVEHQSPQILVIKDGAVVFHTSHESIDAKDLEEYVND from the coding sequence ATGAGTTTTTTAAACAATCTTTTCGGAAAAAATAAAGCAGAAGAACTTCCAGATGTTTATTGGAGTTATTTAGAGCATGAGCAGCAATTAGAAGAAATAAATCAAACTTCTTTTCAAAAACCAGTAGTTATTTTTAAACATAGTACAGGTTGCGGTATAAGCAGAATGTCTTGGAATCAATTTCAAAAAGATTATAATATTCCTAATGATAAAATGGAATTATACTATTTGGATTTATTAGCCTATCGTTCAATCTCGAATGCCATTGCCGAAAAATATGGAGTAGAACATCAATCGCCACAAATATTGGTGATAAAAGATGGAGCGGTTGTTTTTCATACTTCACACGAAAGTATAGACGCTAAAGATTTAGAAGAATACGTTAACGATTAA
- a CDS encoding SRPBCC domain-containing protein, producing MNTDVLEIKAAMQVGKPTAEVFEAIVNPEHMIQYFISESTGTMEEGKELIWKWPEFDFRCPIRVGKIEKNRYISYYWPVDDMELLVEIKLEALNHDTITLVTITEKSHPNNEKGLKWLSGNSFGWSNFLACLKAYLEYGINLRKGSFDFMKK from the coding sequence ATGAATACAGACGTTTTAGAAATAAAAGCTGCTATGCAAGTAGGCAAACCAACTGCCGAAGTTTTTGAAGCCATTGTCAATCCTGAGCACATGATCCAATACTTTATTTCCGAAAGTACTGGAACAATGGAAGAAGGCAAAGAATTAATATGGAAATGGCCTGAATTTGATTTTAGATGTCCTATTCGAGTAGGTAAAATCGAAAAAAACCGATACATTTCCTATTACTGGCCTGTTGATGACATGGAATTACTGGTTGAAATAAAACTCGAAGCACTCAATCATGACACCATAACCTTGGTAACCATAACCGAAAAAAGCCATCCAAATAATGAAAAAGGATTAAAATGGCTGAGCGGCAACTCTTTTGGATGGTCTAACTTTTTAGCCTGCCTTAAAGCATATCTTGAATACGGAATCAACCTCAGAAAAGGTTCCTTTGACTTTATGAAAAAATAA
- a CDS encoding SRPBCC family protein, whose translation MNNLLFDFKVDQSTGTVVVEREFDAALSLVWDAFTKQEILDQWWAPKPYESRTKAMEFKVGGRRFYAMVSPEGNEMWQLQEYKSITPKTNFKFFSVFADKDENPNLPGSDWDLNFSEQNGITKVSITIKNDSIERMQRMIEMGFKEGFTMTLTYLSELLSNLKK comes from the coding sequence ATGAATAATTTACTATTTGACTTCAAGGTTGACCAATCAACCGGCACTGTAGTAGTGGAGCGCGAATTTGACGCTGCACTTTCATTAGTTTGGGATGCATTTACCAAACAAGAAATTCTTGACCAATGGTGGGCACCAAAACCTTATGAATCGAGAACAAAAGCCATGGAATTTAAAGTTGGCGGACGAAGATTTTATGCCATGGTTAGCCCTGAAGGAAACGAAATGTGGCAGCTTCAAGAGTATAAATCCATTACTCCCAAAACGAATTTTAAATTCTTTAGTGTTTTTGCCGATAAAGATGAAAACCCGAACTTACCAGGTTCTGACTGGGATTTGAATTTTAGTGAACAAAATGGAATTACAAAAGTGAGCATCACTATCAAAAACGACTCTATAGAACGCATGCAAAGAATGATTGAAATGGGCTTCAAAGAAGGTTTCACTATGACATTAACCTATTTAAGCGAATTATTGAGCAACTTAAAAAAATAA
- a CDS encoding ArsR/SmtB family transcription factor: protein MRRDIFQAIADPTRRVIITLIATQAMTPNAIADNFNSTRQAVSKHLRILTECDLVKQEQKGREIYYSLEIDKMKEIDKWIEQFRTIWETKFNQLDDVLATIKKDKNE, encoded by the coding sequence ATGCGTAGAGATATTTTTCAGGCCATTGCAGACCCAACAAGACGAGTAATCATCACCTTAATCGCAACACAGGCAATGACACCCAATGCTATTGCCGATAATTTTAATTCAACAAGACAGGCAGTGTCCAAACACTTACGTATCCTAACCGAATGCGACCTGGTGAAACAGGAACAAAAAGGACGCGAGATATACTACTCACTCGAAATTGATAAAATGAAAGAAATTGACAAGTGGATAGAACAATTCAGAACAATTTGGGAAACCAAATTCAACCAATTGGATGATGTATTAGCAACAATTAAAAAAGATAAAAATGAATAA